In Oceanobacillus sp. FSL K6-2867, one DNA window encodes the following:
- a CDS encoding SCO family protein has translation MKKILRLNILLLAFILIGCSSEAIETNMSEKVDDFHFTTQDNESLSLKDLEGKWWIADFIFTNCTTVCLPMTANMAELQSRINAQNLDVQLVSFSVDPDYDTPEVLKEYGNSYQADFENWSFLTGYDFQTIKELSIKSFKNLVKEPLEGDDQVMHGTRFFLVNPDGEVIKGYDGISSSEIDVIVEDLMAVTAKE, from the coding sequence ATGAAAAAAATACTCCGATTAAATATACTACTATTGGCTTTTATTTTAATCGGCTGCAGCTCCGAAGCTATTGAAACGAATATGTCGGAAAAAGTAGATGATTTTCATTTTACAACACAAGATAATGAAAGCTTAAGTCTCAAAGACTTGGAAGGTAAGTGGTGGATAGCGGATTTTATTTTTACAAATTGTACGACCGTTTGCCTTCCGATGACAGCAAATATGGCTGAATTGCAATCAAGAATTAATGCACAAAACCTTGATGTTCAGCTTGTATCTTTCTCAGTAGATCCCGATTATGATACACCAGAGGTTCTGAAGGAATATGGGAATAGCTATCAAGCAGACTTTGAAAACTGGTCGTTTCTAACTGGTTATGATTTTCAAACGATCAAAGAATTATCAATTAAATCTTTTAAAAATCTAGTCAAGGAACCACTAGAAGGAGACGACCAAGTTATGCATGGGACTAGATTCTTTCTCGTAAATCCTGACGGAGAGGTTATTAAAGGCTATGATGGGATAAGCTCTAGTGAAATTGATGTCATCGTAGAAGATTTAATGGCTGTAACCGCGAAAGAATAA
- a CDS encoding NB-ARC domain-containing protein → MQTSEYKASYSSLCNTLENFYRTDEPKIIAIDGRCGSGKTTLAKQLATKFDSTLFHLDDFFLPFEMKTNERMSEPGGNVHYERFKEEVLLPLQSGSTTVHRPYNCQQKALDDPIQTAFKHLTIVEGVYSLHPALQDFYDYKVFLTVDKNVQRKRIQQRNGKEKLETFIQRWIPLEEHYFDSLQLEKQCDLVINTTTNQ, encoded by the coding sequence TTGCAAACTAGCGAATACAAGGCAAGCTATTCATCACTTTGTAACACACTGGAAAATTTTTATCGTACAGACGAACCAAAAATTATTGCGATCGATGGGCGGTGTGGTAGCGGAAAAACAACCTTGGCTAAGCAGCTGGCCACCAAGTTTGATAGTACACTTTTCCATCTGGATGACTTTTTCCTTCCTTTTGAGATGAAAACAAATGAACGGATGTCTGAACCTGGTGGCAATGTTCATTATGAGCGCTTTAAGGAAGAAGTCCTTCTACCATTACAAAGTGGCAGCACAACCGTTCATCGTCCATATAATTGTCAGCAGAAAGCCTTGGATGACCCAATCCAGACCGCTTTTAAGCACCTGACCATTGTCGAAGGAGTTTACTCCCTGCATCCTGCATTGCAGGACTTCTATGATTATAAAGTTTTTCTTACGGTTGATAAAAATGTGCAGCGTAAGCGAATCCAGCAACGTAATGGGAAGGAAAAGCTAGAAACCTTTATTCAAAGATGGATTCCTTTGGAAGAGCATTATTTTGACTCGCTTCAACTTGAAAAACAATGTGATCTCGTTATAAATACGACAACCAATCAATAA
- a CDS encoding glutamate-5-semialdehyde dehydrogenase gives MSEVIQKGKSAKEASYSMTGVTTEEKNEALALIAEQLIMDQEMLLIENEKDLAAGKEKGLSDAVLDRIMLNQERIEGIAAAIRQVIELHDPIGETLESINKENGLNIEKKRVPIGVVGIIYEARPNVTVDAATLTLKTGNAVILRGSSSAKNSNIALISSIHRALERSALPVNAVQLIEDTSRETARELFRLNDYLDVLIPRGGKNLIDTVVREATVPVIETGAGNCHIFIDKTAEKEMAEQIVLNAKLQRPSVCNAIESLLIDSEWFSQHGSELLEKLEENGVQIYADEKICEAYPAANQATEEDWSSEYLGLSISVKLADTVEEAIGHINQYGTRHSESIITENTKHAEMFLHHVDAAAVYHNASTRFTDGFEFGYGAEIGISTQKLHARGPMGLAALTSSKFQIKGSGQIRN, from the coding sequence ATGAGTGAAGTTATTCAAAAAGGAAAATCTGCAAAAGAAGCGAGTTATTCAATGACCGGAGTTACGACGGAAGAGAAGAATGAAGCATTAGCTTTAATTGCAGAGCAATTAATAATGGATCAGGAAATGTTGCTTATCGAAAATGAAAAGGATCTTGCGGCAGGTAAAGAAAAAGGGCTTTCTGATGCTGTCTTAGATCGCATTATGCTGAATCAAGAGCGTATTGAAGGAATTGCTGCTGCCATTCGTCAAGTAATTGAGCTTCATGATCCAATTGGTGAAACCTTAGAATCGATTAATAAGGAAAATGGCCTAAACATCGAAAAGAAGCGGGTGCCAATTGGTGTTGTAGGTATCATTTATGAGGCTAGACCGAATGTGACAGTAGATGCAGCAACACTTACACTAAAAACAGGAAATGCGGTTATTTTGCGAGGGAGCTCTTCAGCTAAAAATTCAAATATCGCTTTAATCAGCTCCATTCATCGTGCTTTGGAGCGCAGTGCTCTCCCTGTTAATGCTGTGCAGTTAATTGAGGACACAAGCAGAGAAACAGCTCGTGAATTATTCCGCTTAAACGATTATTTGGATGTATTAATACCTAGAGGCGGTAAAAACCTGATTGATACTGTTGTTCGGGAAGCTACAGTACCTGTAATAGAAACAGGTGCTGGAAATTGTCATATTTTTATTGATAAAACGGCTGAAAAAGAAATGGCAGAGCAAATTGTATTGAATGCAAAGCTGCAGCGGCCATCTGTCTGTAATGCGATCGAATCTCTTTTAATCGATTCTGAATGGTTTAGTCAACATGGCAGCGAATTGTTAGAAAAACTGGAAGAGAACGGTGTTCAAATTTATGCTGATGAGAAAATTTGTGAAGCTTATCCAGCAGCTAACCAAGCAACAGAAGAAGACTGGTCAAGTGAATACCTTGGACTTTCCATCAGTGTTAAATTAGCGGATACGGTTGAAGAAGCAATCGGGCATATTAATCAATATGGAACGAGGCATTCCGAGTCAATCATTACAGAGAATACTAAACATGCCGAAATGTTCCTGCATCATGTAGATGCAGCCGCTGTCTATCATAATGCATCTACCCGATTTACGGATGGGTTTGAATTTGGATATGGAGCAGAAATTGGAATCAGTACACAAAAATTACATGCTAGAGGTCCAATGGGGCTTGCAGCATTAACATCAAGCAAGTTTCAAATTAAAGGCAGCGGTCAAATCAGAAATTAA
- the proB gene encoding glutamate 5-kinase codes for MRKQRIVVKIGSSSLTNEKGEIDQQKLNDHIHALAALREANHEVILVSSGAVAAGFRGLGYSSRPVTLKGKQAAAAIGQSLLIQTYMEKFSAYGITAAQLLLTRDDFSNRERYRNAYATMTELLERGILPIINENDTVSIEELTFGDNDMLSALVSGLIHADQLIILTDINGIYNGNPRTNPSAIKYDYLDEITNEMIGAAGASGSKVGTGGMKSKLMAAKTATMIGVPVFIGYGIGHDKLLHVLQGNGDGTYIAGHVKGPINTRRQWIAIHSESMGKLYVDKGAEDAISHQGSSLLSAGILRMSGSFKKGDVVHVYGLNELLGKGEVSCSSAELQQAINEHIENEKGFASSIEVIHRDGWVGVQKIGEELS; via the coding sequence ATGCGCAAGCAACGAATCGTAGTCAAAATTGGCAGCAGCTCACTAACAAATGAAAAAGGTGAAATCGATCAGCAAAAACTAAATGATCATATTCACGCGCTGGCTGCGCTTCGAGAAGCAAATCATGAGGTTATCCTTGTATCTTCAGGAGCTGTTGCAGCTGGCTTTAGGGGACTTGGTTATTCATCAAGACCAGTTACCTTAAAAGGAAAACAGGCTGCTGCAGCCATCGGGCAAAGCTTGCTAATTCAAACGTATATGGAAAAATTCAGTGCCTACGGTATAACAGCAGCCCAGTTATTATTAACACGGGATGATTTTTCAAATCGAGAACGTTATCGAAATGCTTATGCAACTATGACAGAGCTGCTGGAAAGAGGCATACTGCCAATCATAAATGAAAATGATACGGTATCAATTGAGGAATTGACCTTTGGTGATAATGATATGCTATCAGCATTAGTCAGCGGCCTTATTCATGCTGATCAGCTCATTATTTTAACGGATATCAATGGAATTTATAATGGAAACCCAAGAACGAATCCTTCAGCAATCAAATATGACTACCTTGATGAGATAACAAATGAAATGATTGGAGCAGCAGGGGCAAGCGGTTCAAAGGTTGGAACAGGAGGCATGAAATCGAAGCTGATGGCAGCTAAAACGGCAACCATGATTGGAGTTCCAGTTTTTATCGGTTACGGGATCGGTCACGACAAATTACTGCACGTATTACAAGGTAATGGCGATGGAACGTATATTGCTGGGCATGTGAAAGGGCCAATCAATACGAGGAGACAATGGATTGCAATCCACTCCGAATCGATGGGAAAGCTTTATGTGGATAAAGGAGCAGAGGATGCGATATCTCATCAAGGAAGCAGTCTGCTTTCAGCTGGTATTTTAAGAATGAGTGGATCCTTTAAAAAAGGTGATGTTGTTCATGTTTATGGGTTAAATGAATTGCTCGGCAAGGGAGAAGTAAGCTGCTCATCTGCTGAATTGCAACAGGCAATCAACGAACATATTGAAAACGAGAAAGGTTTCGCCTCTTCCATAGAGGTAATTCATCGTGATGGCTGGGTAGGTGTACAAAAAATCGGGGAGGAATTGTCATGA
- a CDS encoding cytochrome ubiquinol oxidase subunit I, which produces MLFDDPVFASRLLTILTLSFHIIYATIGVGVPLMIMIAQWVGIKKNDMHYMLMARRWAKGFVVTVAVGVVTGTAIGLQLSLLWPNFMELAGNIIALPLFMEVFAFFFEAIFLGIYLYTWDRFDNPRKHLLLLIPVALGGGMSAVFITIVNSFMNAPAGFDIVNGELVNANPIAAMFTAAMPTKVSHVLATAYMTIAFMLAAIAAFKLLKGSKHEYHKKALFMTMKIGLIFSIAAVLIGDLSGKYLAEYQPEKLAAAEWHFETEEAAPLILYGMLDDNQEVNYALQIPFGLSILAHGYPNSEVIGLDQFPAEEQPPLIIHYYFDLMVTIGMFMLALSLVYWVGIKRGWFFVKTAWYRSLIVLGGPLSFLGIEAGWWMAEVGRQPWILRGIMTIDQAATTSDYVGLMFILFVGLYFILGVGTVVVLRRMFKNDPIEEALAKQQGGDLE; this is translated from the coding sequence TTGTTATTTGATGATCCGGTATTTGCGAGCAGGTTATTAACCATTTTAACCCTTTCATTCCATATTATCTATGCAACCATCGGTGTTGGGGTTCCACTCATGATCATGATTGCACAATGGGTTGGGATCAAGAAAAACGATATGCATTATATGCTGATGGCCAGACGATGGGCAAAGGGATTTGTCGTCACGGTAGCAGTGGGTGTCGTAACAGGGACTGCAATCGGTTTACAATTATCGCTATTATGGCCCAATTTTATGGAGCTTGCAGGTAATATCATTGCATTGCCATTATTTATGGAAGTTTTTGCTTTCTTTTTCGAAGCAATTTTCTTAGGGATCTACTTGTATACATGGGATCGTTTTGATAATCCTCGTAAACATTTACTATTATTGATTCCAGTTGCACTAGGAGGCGGTATGTCCGCTGTCTTCATTACAATTGTTAACTCATTCATGAATGCTCCAGCTGGGTTCGATATCGTCAACGGAGAACTGGTAAATGCAAATCCAATTGCAGCAATGTTTACTGCAGCAATGCCTACAAAGGTTTCCCATGTACTTGCTACTGCCTATATGACTATTGCCTTTATGCTCGCAGCAATTGCTGCATTTAAACTGCTTAAAGGTTCGAAACATGAGTACCACAAGAAAGCACTGTTTATGACGATGAAAATCGGACTTATATTCTCCATTGCAGCTGTGCTGATTGGAGACCTATCAGGAAAATACTTAGCAGAATACCAGCCTGAGAAGCTAGCCGCTGCTGAGTGGCATTTTGAAACAGAGGAGGCTGCACCGCTCATTCTTTATGGAATGCTTGACGATAATCAGGAAGTGAATTATGCGCTGCAAATTCCATTTGGATTAAGTATTCTAGCACATGGTTATCCAAACTCGGAAGTGATTGGGCTGGATCAATTTCCAGCAGAAGAACAGCCTCCGTTAATTATCCATTATTATTTTGACTTAATGGTTACAATCGGTATGTTCATGCTGGCGCTTTCGCTTGTCTATTGGGTTGGAATCAAGCGAGGCTGGTTTTTTGTTAAGACAGCGTGGTACCGATCGCTCATTGTCCTTGGTGGCCCATTATCATTCTTAGGGATTGAAGCTGGCTGGTGGATGGCGGAAGTTGGTCGCCAACCATGGATACTCAGAGGAATAATGACGATTGATCAGGCAGCAACCACTAGTGATTATGTCGGACTTATGTTTATCCTTTTCGTAGGACTATATTTCATTTTAGGTGTTGGTACGGTTGTCGTGCTGAGACGAATGTTTAAGAATGATCCGATTGAAGAAGCTCTTGCCAAACAGCAAGGTGGTGATTTAGAATGA
- a CDS encoding cytochrome d ubiquinol oxidase subunit II codes for MSLEVLGISVLWLFLFGYVIVGSIDYGAGFFNAQSIITGKQHILSKIIQRYLSPVWEVTNVFFVFFFVGIVGFFPQSAYYFGTILLIPGSIALILLAIRGSYYAFESYGTRGHKGYAFMYGASGLLIPASLSIVLTISEGGFVSIVNDNPVLDYAALFISPLTWSIVALSIVAVLYISAVFLTWYANKTGDTKATDLMRKYALGWAVPLIITASGIVYELSFHNEAHFERIMDLWWMFVLSFILWVATVWLIWKRRNYGTAFWLLVGQFALAFFAYGVSHYPYILYPYLTIYEGFTNTAMAVSLVFVFILGLALLLPSLYLLLRLFLFDKNYVQGIKNKKE; via the coding sequence ATGAGCTTAGAGGTTCTTGGAATTTCCGTGCTTTGGTTATTTTTATTCGGTTATGTCATTGTCGGCTCAATTGACTATGGTGCGGGATTTTTCAACGCACAAAGCATCATAACTGGAAAGCAGCATATTTTATCTAAAATCATTCAGCGTTATCTTTCTCCTGTTTGGGAAGTAACAAATGTATTCTTTGTATTCTTTTTCGTTGGGATTGTTGGATTCTTTCCACAGTCAGCATATTACTTTGGAACGATTTTACTGATTCCAGGAAGTATTGCGCTTATATTGCTGGCAATCCGAGGATCGTACTATGCATTCGAATCCTACGGAACAAGAGGTCATAAAGGATATGCTTTTATGTATGGAGCTTCTGGATTATTAATTCCAGCTTCATTATCAATTGTATTAACCATCTCAGAAGGTGGATTTGTATCGATTGTGAATGATAACCCGGTGCTTGATTATGCAGCATTATTTATTAGCCCCTTAACCTGGTCTATTGTTGCACTGAGCATTGTTGCGGTTTTATATATTTCCGCTGTGTTCCTTACATGGTATGCAAATAAAACCGGTGATACAAAAGCAACCGATCTGATGCGTAAATACGCACTTGGCTGGGCTGTCCCATTAATTATTACTGCCAGTGGTATTGTGTATGAATTAAGCTTTCATAATGAAGCACATTTCGAGCGCATTATGGATTTGTGGTGGATGTTTGTACTTTCCTTTATCTTATGGGTTGCAACAGTGTGGCTCATATGGAAAAGAAGAAACTACGGTACGGCGTTCTGGCTGCTTGTTGGTCAATTTGCACTGGCATTTTTCGCGTATGGAGTTTCGCATTACCCGTATATTCTTTATCCATACCTAACCATTTATGAAGGGTTCACAAATACAGCGATGGCAGTTTCATTAGTATTTGTATTTATTCTTGGACTGGCCTTGTTACTTCCTTCCTTGTATTTATTATTACGGCTATTTCTTTTCGATAAGAATTATGTACAAGGAATTAAGAATAAGAAGGAGTGA
- the cydC gene encoding thiol reductant ABC exporter subunit CydC: protein MKGLRSVIRVLLQEKKDVIFSITCGFLAGVTAVGLFSSSGYLISKAALVPPIYSLMVLVAIVKLLGIISALSRYGERYFSHRATFTMLSNLRISFYKKIEPLAPTIFQNHRSGDLLARIVGDVETLQNYFLRVFYPPIVLVLVFLVTILFTAYFSIEAALLLLLGLLLTTFVVPLFIGIKQRKIDYRVREKRGDLSTEITEFLYGFRDLKIYQQVDSKEETLLKSADTYLLEQERENVHRLFSESANTFLSLLVTVSVLTVSAYFVSVQELDGLFLAMLVMISLTLFENTSTMAAFPSYLQESRQAVTRLDEAIISGEDEDYPIEKLHLEHAPSITFDQVFFAFPTETNDTLKNITLHLPAGSKTAIVGPSGSGKSTIMQLLLKLYEARSGAVLLHDQPIAELEEESIWEHVNVILQSNHFFYGTIRDNIAFAKDGLADSELERALHDVQLSHFGLDDQVLEKGQNLSGGERQRLALARVLLKQAPFWLLDEPTSSIDALTEEQLYHRLFEVAKEDTVILISHRLTGLEKMDQIIVMNQGSVAEAGTYEELMERKGYFYKMKEIEQSVFLADL, encoded by the coding sequence ATGAAAGGATTGCGTTCTGTCATCAGGGTATTGTTACAGGAAAAAAAAGATGTTATTTTTTCAATTACCTGTGGTTTTCTTGCGGGAGTAACGGCAGTCGGGCTGTTTTCATCTAGTGGCTATTTAATTTCCAAGGCAGCTCTAGTCCCACCCATTTATTCCTTGATGGTACTCGTTGCAATTGTAAAGCTGCTCGGAATTATATCAGCTTTAAGCAGGTATGGAGAAAGGTATTTTTCACATCGGGCAACCTTTACAATGCTAAGCAATTTACGTATTTCATTTTATAAAAAAATAGAACCGCTGGCACCAACAATTTTCCAAAATCACCGCAGTGGTGACTTGCTGGCAAGAATCGTTGGGGATGTGGAAACACTTCAAAATTACTTCTTACGCGTCTTTTACCCGCCGATTGTGCTAGTTCTCGTATTTCTTGTCACGATTCTTTTCACCGCCTATTTTTCTATCGAAGCAGCCCTGCTGCTGTTGCTTGGACTGTTATTGACGACGTTTGTTGTCCCACTCTTCATTGGTATAAAGCAACGGAAAATTGATTATCGGGTGAGGGAGAAGCGTGGTGACTTATCAACAGAGATTACAGAATTTCTTTACGGTTTTCGCGATTTGAAAATATATCAGCAAGTAGATAGCAAGGAGGAGACCTTATTAAAATCAGCGGATACATATTTACTGGAGCAAGAGCGTGAGAATGTGCACCGCTTATTCAGTGAATCAGCAAATACGTTTCTATCCCTGCTCGTTACTGTTTCCGTACTCACTGTGAGTGCATATTTTGTCTCGGTACAGGAGCTGGATGGATTGTTTCTTGCCATGCTTGTGATGATCTCTTTAACACTATTTGAAAATACCTCAACGATGGCAGCTTTCCCAAGCTATCTGCAGGAAAGTCGCCAGGCCGTAACAAGATTGGATGAGGCAATCATAAGTGGGGAAGATGAAGATTATCCTATAGAGAAGCTGCACTTAGAACACGCTCCATCTATTACGTTTGATCAGGTATTCTTTGCGTTTCCAACTGAAACAAATGATACATTAAAAAACATAACATTGCACTTACCTGCGGGTTCAAAAACGGCAATTGTTGGACCAAGTGGATCTGGAAAGTCAACGATTATGCAGCTATTGCTTAAATTGTATGAAGCTCGTTCTGGAGCTGTTTTGCTCCATGACCAGCCGATAGCCGAACTAGAAGAAGAGAGCATCTGGGAGCATGTCAATGTTATTCTCCAATCGAATCATTTTTTCTATGGTACAATTCGGGATAATATAGCATTTGCTAAAGATGGGTTAGCTGATAGCGAGTTGGAGAGAGCTCTTCATGATGTTCAGTTAAGCCATTTTGGATTGGATGATCAAGTTTTGGAAAAGGGGCAGAATCTTTCAGGTGGCGAAAGGCAGCGATTAGCACTGGCACGAGTGTTACTGAAACAAGCTCCTTTTTGGCTGCTGGATGAACCAACCTCGTCCATCGACGCATTAACAGAGGAACAACTATATCATCGGCTATTTGAAGTGGCTAAGGAGGATACAGTCATTCTAATCAGTCACCGTTTAACAGGACTGGAGAAAATGGATCAAATTATAGTTATGAATCAAGGTTCTGTTGCAGAAGCAGGTACCTATGAGGAATTAATGGAGCGAAAAGGATACTTTTATAAAATGAAGGAAATCGAACAGAGTGTCTTTTTAGCGGATCTGTAA
- the cydD gene encoding thiol reductant ABC exporter subunit CydD — MDRLKKIVAEQKGKLVLFVMLAILSALAIIGQGYLFVMIIDRIFLKGYSFSEISPLIISLIAALLLRTGLNYLNGRTGVRMASIAKRELRRLFVHTFSRNSMQASLEGQSGRKVGILLDTVDEIDSYFSSYIPQVIQSTIVPLFILVVIFMEHMATGIIILVTAPFIPVFMIIIGFNTKDKSEQQLEKMNAFSGTFLDTLQGLTTLKLFGRSKEQEKTIRKSSLDFRDATMEVLKIAFTNSLALEFISMLSIGLIALEVAVRMIIFQDIMFFTGFLMLILAPEFYTKLKELGNSFHTGRTSMAAANTLAEELSTLENDDSDWGEIPLAKNNPPHIKLSNAGFSYEEDGFALKHIDLEITAFEQVAIIGKTGAGKTTLLHMLAGLVPVTEGKILVNGASLKQYREKDWFDQLSYISQKPYIFSGTIGENIAIGSTKSSNQEEIIKAAEKAGIHDLVDSLESGYDTLIGEGGRGLSGGEKQRIALARAFLKRPSVILFDEPTTGLDLHTEQILQKSMQELGKHSTVFTVAHRLHTIQKADKIVLLENGEIKASGTHDELLSSIVAYRNMVTVQQGGMTK, encoded by the coding sequence ATGGATAGATTGAAGAAAATAGTAGCAGAGCAGAAAGGGAAGCTCGTACTTTTTGTTATGCTTGCGATTCTTTCTGCGCTTGCTATTATCGGTCAAGGTTACTTGTTTGTAATGATTATTGACCGTATTTTCCTAAAAGGCTATTCATTTTCAGAAATTAGCCCGTTAATAATTAGCCTAATCGCAGCGCTTCTTTTACGTACAGGACTAAATTATTTGAATGGAAGAACAGGAGTAAGGATGGCTTCTATTGCTAAAAGAGAGCTTCGCAGGCTATTTGTACATACATTTTCAAGAAACTCCATGCAAGCTTCATTAGAGGGTCAGTCTGGCAGGAAGGTTGGAATTCTGTTGGATACTGTAGATGAAATTGATTCTTATTTTAGCAGTTATATTCCACAAGTTATTCAATCGACGATTGTACCGCTTTTCATACTTGTTGTTATTTTTATGGAACATATGGCGACGGGAATTATTATCTTAGTTACCGCACCATTTATTCCTGTTTTTATGATTATTATTGGCTTTAATACGAAGGACAAATCTGAGCAGCAGCTGGAAAAGATGAATGCTTTTTCAGGTACATTCTTAGATACGCTGCAAGGATTAACTACATTGAAATTATTCGGTCGGTCTAAAGAGCAGGAGAAAACCATTCGAAAAAGCAGCCTGGATTTCCGTGATGCTACAATGGAAGTTCTTAAAATTGCATTTACAAATTCTTTGGCGTTAGAGTTTATTTCCATGCTGAGCATTGGTCTTATTGCACTGGAAGTCGCTGTTCGAATGATCATATTCCAAGATATCATGTTTTTTACAGGCTTTTTAATGCTTATTCTTGCTCCAGAGTTTTACACGAAATTAAAGGAATTAGGAAATTCATTTCACACGGGAAGGACAAGCATGGCAGCGGCAAATACATTAGCTGAAGAGCTTTCAACACTTGAAAATGATGATTCCGACTGGGGAGAAATACCCTTGGCAAAAAATAACCCGCCACATATTAAACTAAGCAATGCAGGATTTTCTTATGAAGAAGATGGATTTGCTTTAAAGCATATTGATCTAGAAATTACAGCATTTGAGCAGGTCGCGATAATCGGGAAGACAGGGGCAGGCAAAACAACATTATTGCATATGCTTGCAGGTCTGGTACCGGTCACTGAAGGAAAGATTCTAGTAAATGGAGCATCCTTAAAGCAATACAGAGAAAAGGACTGGTTTGATCAGTTAAGCTATATTTCACAGAAACCATATATATTCTCAGGGACGATTGGAGAGAATATTGCAATTGGTTCTACAAAAAGCTCAAATCAGGAAGAAATCATCAAAGCAGCTGAAAAGGCAGGAATCCATGATTTAGTTGATTCACTTGAAAGTGGGTATGACACATTAATCGGTGAAGGAGGAAGAGGTCTTTCGGGAGGAGAAAAACAGCGAATAGCGCTTGCCAGAGCCTTTCTCAAACGCCCATCTGTAATTCTTTTTGATGAACCAACAACGGGTCTTGATTTGCATACGGAACAAATTCTTCAGAAATCAATGCAGGAGTTAGGAAAACATTCAACAGTTTTTACTGTTGCCCACCGGCTCCATACGATTCAAAAGGCAGATAAAATAGTTCTTTTGGAAAATGGAGAGATTAAGGCATCAGGTACACATGATGAATTATTATCGAGTATAGTTGCCTATCGGAATATGGTTACAGTACAGCAAGGAGGGATGACGAAATGA
- a CDS encoding PC4/YdbC family ssDNA-binding protein produces MAELNYEIMETIAVISESPKGWTKELNVISWNGRPPKYDLRDWAPGKEKMGKGVTLTKEELVQLKEALGNLSELKQ; encoded by the coding sequence ATGGCTGAATTAAACTATGAAATTATGGAAACAATTGCTGTTATTTCAGAATCTCCAAAAGGATGGACAAAGGAATTAAATGTAATCAGCTGGAATGGCCGTCCGCCAAAATATGATTTACGGGACTGGGCACCTGGTAAGGAAAAAATGGGCAAAGGTGTTACCCTGACAAAAGAAGAACTTGTTCAATTGAAGGAAGCATTAGGAAATTTAAGTGAGCTTAAGCAGTAG
- a CDS encoding universal stress protein, with protein sequence MNRKILVSYDGSNLSKLAMEEAKVQASLTNKAEVHVISVVTPGIKSNDTAIAGNISMSDAEFLLPELQQIKKEMVALGIITITDIRTDFSQRNPGRAVCEYALANEIDLIIVGNRGLSNIKSLLLGSVSNTIVQNAKCPVLIVK encoded by the coding sequence ATGAATCGAAAAATTCTCGTATCGTATGATGGTTCTAACCTTAGTAAATTAGCGATGGAAGAGGCAAAAGTTCAGGCATCTCTTACAAATAAAGCAGAGGTTCATGTTATTTCCGTTGTGACGCCGGGAATTAAAAGTAACGATACTGCTATTGCAGGGAACATATCCATGTCAGATGCAGAATTTCTTTTACCAGAACTACAGCAAATAAAGAAGGAAATGGTAGCACTAGGGATCATCACAATAACTGACATTCGGACGGACTTTTCACAGCGCAACCCTGGAAGAGCGGTATGTGAATATGCACTAGCTAACGAAATAGATTTAATCATTGTGGGCAATCGTGGGCTTAGCAATATAAAAAGTCTTCTGTTAGGCAGTGTAAGCAATACAATTGTACAAAACGCCAAGTGCCCTGTCTTGATTGTTAAATAG
- a CDS encoding DUF2200 domain-containing protein, whose product MTKHKIYTMSFAKVYPHYVTKAEKKERTKTEVDEIIRWLTGYSQEELEGHLEKQTDFDTFFAEAPQLNPSRDQIKGMICGVRVEDIEEPLMQEIRYLDKLIDELAKGKAMEKILRNNN is encoded by the coding sequence ATGACCAAACATAAAATTTATACAATGAGTTTTGCAAAAGTCTATCCCCATTATGTTACGAAGGCGGAGAAAAAAGAACGTACGAAAACCGAAGTAGACGAAATTATTCGTTGGTTGACAGGGTACAGCCAGGAAGAGTTAGAAGGACACCTGGAAAAACAGACAGACTTTGATACCTTCTTTGCTGAAGCTCCCCAGCTGAACCCTTCGCGGGATCAGATAAAAGGGATGATCTGTGGTGTCCGGGTAGAAGACATCGAAGAACCATTAATGCAGGAAATTCGTTATTTGGATAAGCTGATCGATGAGTTGGCAAAAGGAAAAGCGATGGAGAAGATTTTGCGAAATAATAACTAA